Part of the Variovorax sp. PAMC 28711 genome is shown below.
ATGCCTCGAAACCGGGTGACCTACGCGCTGGGCAAACTGAAAAACGGCGACGGGTTCGAAGAGACTTTCAAGGTTCACCCGGTCGAGCGTTCGATCGAACAGACCCTCGAAACCCTCCGCGTGTCCGATTCTTACGTGATGGTCACCGGGCCGGAGGTGCATCCTTCGTTCAGGTCGCTCTACCGCGACTTGATCGGCGATGTCGAAATCGTGATGCAGCGGCTCGGGGTGGGTCGTCACGCGATCGATCCGCAACTCCACCTGCTGATGGCGTCACCGGGCGGCACCACCCCGTTCCGCATGGAACGGCATTCCGCGTTTTCCATGCAGTTCCGCGGGAGTCGAGAAATCGCGGTGTTTCCGCAGTGGGACGAGCGCGTGGTGTCGTCGGCAAACCGCGATGCCTTCGTTGCCCAATCGAACGCGCGCCTGCCCGTTCGACTGGACGCCGACACGCTGGGCAGCAAGTTCGAGTTTCATCCCGGCGAGGCGTTGCACGTGCCCTTTATTGGCGGCCATCAGGTGCGCAACGGCAGCGGTGACGTCTCGATCTCGATGTCGATCACCTTCAACACGGCGCAAAGCATGGCCTGGCGCCGCGCGATGACCTTCAACCACTACGCGCGCCGGCTCCTCGGCCGTCTCGGCATCACGCCCAAGCCAGTCGGTCAGCACGCATGGCGCGACGGCGCCAAGTCGAGCGTATGGGGCGCGGTGTCGGGGGTGAAGCAGGCGCTGAAGTAACGCCTGTTCAGTCAGCGCTTCGGTCGGAGCGTGATGATCAATCGCGCCGGAACCGTGCCATCAATATCGCGCGGCAACTTTCCCGTTTTCTGAAGTGCGCGCAACGCTGCCTCGTCCCAGCTGGTTAGGCCACTGGACTTTGTCAGCGATGGCGTACCGACGATGGTTCCATCCGGCGCGAGACGAACATCGAACTCAGCGCCAGGATTGCCGTCGACCATGTCGGCCCCTGGGAATACGACGTTTGGCCGAACCGCCGCATTGACCTTTCCGCCGTAACCGCCCGACGGTCCGGATGATTTCAGTGCAGTGCCTTTCGAATCGTCCGCGCCGCTCGCGCCCGCCATGCCCTGCATTCGCTTGAGCGTCGCGGCCCGATCGGCTGCCGCCTGCTTGGCGGCGTCGGCCTTCTTGGCTTCGGCGGCAGCTTGTTGTGCCTCCGCCTTTTTGGCATCCGCTTCCTGCTTCTTCTTCGCATCGGCCAGCTTTTGCTGCTGGTCCTTCTTGCGCTCGGCCTCGTCTTCGGCGCGCTGCTTGGCCTCGAGCTCCTTCTTTTCCTGGGCCTTCTTGGCGGCCTGCTGCTGCTTCAGCTTTTCCTGCCGGTCTTCTTCCAGCTCGCGCTCGCGCTCCTTTTGTTCCTTCAGCTTCTTCTCGCGTTCAAGTGCGATGTCGGGCGCGCGCGGCGCAGGCGGCTCGGGCGTCACCACCCGAGGTGGCGGTGGGGGGGGCGGTGGAGGCGGAGGCGTCGGAGCAGGCGGCGGTGGCGTGGGCGCCGGTGCGGGCGTTGGCGGGGCGGAAAGGCGCGGCGCGGCCAGCTGCACGGTCGACGACCACAATTCGGCTTCCACCGCATCGTCTTCCGCCTCGCGCTTCCAGCTGACGCCCCAGGTGAGGGCGGCAATCAGAAGCACGTGCGCGATCAGCGCAAAAACGATGGCGAGTGGCGTGCCGCGGGGGGGCGGTGGCGCGAACTCGGGGCGATCGGCAGCGAGCGACATGCCTTTATTTGCCCGCGCCCGTGGCGGTGACGGACAAGCCCACGCGCTCGATGCCGCTGCGCTTCAACTGGTTCATGGCCTTCACGACGGTCTCGTACTTCACCGTCTTTTCGGCGCTGATGACCACCGGGCGCTGGTCGTCCCCGCCCTGCGCCTGCTTGGCGGCCGCGCCGATCTGCGTCATCGGGATCGACGCGCCGCCGGTGCCGGTCGACGGGTCTTTCTTGATCTGGATTTCGTCGTCGCTCTTGATGACGATCTCGATCGGCTTGTCGGGTTGCTTGTTCGCCTTGTCGACCGTCGGCAGGTTGATGACGCTCGGCGTGATCAGGGGCGCCGTGACCATGAAGATGATCAGCAGCACCAGCATCACGTCGATGAACGGGACCATGTTGATCTCGTTGATCGTGCGGCGGCCGCGGCCGCGGGAAGAGACTGCCGCCATGTCAGTGACCGGTGCTGCTGCTGCTCGTGGCTGCCGCGGCCGGGTTCACGTTGGCCGACAGGTTGCGCTGCAGGATGTTGGAGAACTCTTCGATGTAGGTCTCGAGCGCGATCGCGATCTTGTCGATCTCGCGAGCAAACCGGTTGTAGCTGACCACGGCCGGGATCGCGGCGAAGAGGCCGATGGCGGTGGCGACCAGTGCCTCGGCGATGCCGGGCGCCACGGTGGCGAGCGTCACCTGCGTGAGCGAGGCCAGGCCGGTGAAGGCATGCATGATCCCCCATACCGTGCCGAACAGACCCACATAGGGCGAGACCGAGCCGACGGTGGCGAGAAACGAGAGATTCTGCTCGGCCGCATCGAGCTCCCGCTGGAAGCTGGCGCGCATCGCACGGCGGGCACCGTCGAGCAAGGTGCTGGCGTCTGTCACATGGCGCTCGCGCAGCTTCTGGTACTCGCGCATGCCGGACGCGAAGATGCGTTCCATCGGGCCGGCGAACTTGGCATTCTGTGCGGCCGAAGAAAAGAGCTCGTTCAGGCTGGTGCCCGACCAGAACTCGCGCTCGAACTCGTCGTTGAGCGCGCGCATGCGCTTCAGCGCGAAGAACTTGCGAAAGATGGCGGCCCAGCTGGCGATCGAGACGATCACGAGCAGCAGCACGACGAGTTGCACCACGAAGCTCGCGTGCAGCAGGAGATTGACGATGGAGAGATCTTGATTCATGGCTTCTGAGGTTGAGACATGGAGCTGCCGGAGCGCTCGAGGGTTCCCGAAACTTGGGCCGGAATGCGCGCAGGACGCAAAGTGGCGGCGTCCACCCAGCCGAGCCGGATCGTGCCTTCGCAGAGAAGCACGCCTTGCTCCGTTTTTGATAGCACGCGCTGGGCGATTATCAAGGACGCGGCGCCGATTTGCTTTGCTTGGGCTGTAACCAGCAGTTCGTCGTCCAGGCGCGCGGGGCGATGGTATTTGAGCTGGGTTTCGCTCACCACGAACATGCCGCCGGTCTCGTCGCGCAGCTTGCGCTGCTCGACGCCGAGCGAGCGCAGCCATTCGGTGCGCGCGCGCTCCATGAACTTCAGGTAGTTCGCATAGAACACGATGCCACCGGCATCGGTGTCTTCCCAGTAGATGCGGATCGGAAACGTGAAGCTCATCCGGCCAGCGCCTTCAATCGTGCGATCGCTTCCTGCAGATGTTCCATTGAACTGGCGGTCGAGAAGCGCACGAAGCGCGAGGTTTCGGCCGTGCCGAAATCGCGGCCTGGCGTGACCGCGACGTGCGCGCGCTTCATCACTTCGAAGGCGAAATCCCAGCTGCCGTCGATGCCCAGCTTCTTCGCGAAAGCGCTGCAATCGGCCCACGCGTAGAAAGCGCCATCGGGCATGACCGGCACCGCGAGGCCGAGCGCATTCAGTTGCGGAATGAACCAGTCGCGGCGCGCCTTGAACTCCGCGCGTCGGCGTTCGTACTCGGCGATGCTGTCGGCTTCGAAGCAGGCGAGGGCGGCGTGTTGCGACACGGTGCTCGCGCAGATGAACAGGTTTTGCGCGAGGCGCTCGATCACCGGGACCAACGCATCGGGCACGACCAGCCAGCCGAGGCGCCAACCGGTCATGTTGAAGTACTTGCTGAAGCTGTTGATGCTGATGACCTGGTCGTCGATGGCCAGCGCCGTCTGCGCGAACGCATCGTCGTAGGACAGGCCGAGGTAGATCTCGTCGATCAGCGTGATGCCGCCGCGCTTCGTCACCACCTCGTGGATGCGCCGCAGTTCGTCGGGGGCGATCGAGGTGCCGGTCGGGTTGGAGGGCGAGGCCAGCAGCACGCCGCGCGTCTTGCCGGTCCAGTGCGCCTCGACCTTCTCGGCGGTGAGCTGGAAGCGCTCGGCCGCCGTGGTCGGCACCAGCACGGCGGTGCCGTCGGCTGCGCTCACGAAATGCCGGTTACACGGGTAGCTCGGGTCGGGCAGCAAAATTTCGTCGCCGACGTCGATCAGCGCGAGGCAGGCGAGTTGCAGCGCCGCCGACGCACCGGCGGTGACGACGATGCGCCGGGCTGGCACATCGACGCCGAAACGCTGGCGGTACCAGGCGCTGATGCGTTCGCGCAAGGCGTCCAGGCCCATGGCCTGCGTGTATTGCGTTGCACCTTGGCGCACCGTGCGGGCGGCGGCTTCCTGCACCAGCGGCGGGGCGGTGAAGTCCGGCTCGCCGATGTTCAGGAAGATCATCGGGCGATCGGTGTGTGCCACCTCCCGTGCGAGGGCAGAGGCGGCCTTCGCCACCTCCATCACATAGAACGGCTCGATCTTTTCGGCCCGGCCCGAAACCCTCATGGACGGGCTTTGCCGCTGGCGCGGTCGGCTTCGACCTCGGCAGCACGCAGTTGGGGCGCCAGGCTGTTGAGCACCGCGTTCACGTACTTGTGGCCGTCGGTGCCGCCGAATTCCTTGGCGAGCTCGATGCATTCGTTGAGCACCACGCGCCACGGCACATCGAGGCAATGCTGGAATTCGTACACGCCGATCCACATCACCGCATGCTCGATCGGCGAGATGCGTTCCATCTCGCGATCGAGCAGCGGAAGAATCAGGACGTCCAGCTGCGCGGCGCTTTCGATGCAGCCGTGCAGCAAGGCGTCGTAGTGCGCCGCGTCGGCCTTGTGGAATCCCGCGAGGTCGCGCGTGAACGCATCGATCGCTGCCGCGTCGTTGCCGCCCACCAGATGCTGGTAAAGCGCCTGCACTGCGAATTCGCGCGCGCGGCTGCGGTTGGACTTGGCCGATGCCTTGCGCACGCCGGTGCTGGTGAGACCGGAGCGCGACTGGCGCGCTTTCGGGTCGTGATTCGGGGCGCCTGCGGCGGGAGTGGTGGTGTCGTCGGTCATGGAGATCAGGTCAGGTCGGCCACGAGGCGCGCCATTTCAACCGCTACGCGTGCCGCATCGCGGCCCTTGTCGGTCTGGCGCGCCACGGCTTGTTCGAGGTTTTCGGTGGTGAGGATCGCGTTGGCGATGGGCAGGCGGTAGTCGAGGGCAACGCGGCTCACCGAGGCACCGGACTCGTTGGCGACCAGCTCGAAATGATACGTCTCGCCGCGGATGATGCAGCCCAGCGCCACGAGCGCGTGGTAACCGCCGCGCTCGGCCAGCGCCTGCAGCGCGATCGGCACTTCGAGCGCGCCGGGCACATGCACGTGATCGATGTCGTTGGCCGTCACGCCGAGCGTTTCGAGCTCGGCCAGGCAGGCCGTCGCCAGTGCATCGGTGATGTCGGCATTGAAGCGCGCCTGCACGATGCCGATGCGAAGACCCGTTCCGTTGAGCGGCGCTTCGGCGCCCTTGTTGGCATGCAGCATGTGGATCAGTCTTTGGTGATGTAGCCGGCGATCTCGAGGCCGTAGCCCGCCGCCATGCTCGGCATGCGACGCGGCGTGCCGAGCAGGTTCATTTTGCGCACGCCGCATTCGCGCAGGATCTGCGCACCGATGCCGTAGCTGCGCAGGTCCATGCGACCGCGCTCGGGGGCTTGCGCCGGGCGCGCCGTGCCGTCGAATTGCGCAAGCAGCTCGGCGCCCGATTCACCGCAGTTCACCAGCACCGCCACGCCTTTGCCTTCCTTGGCGATGTACGCGAGGCTGGAGTCGAGGCCCCAGGAATGCAACGAGCGATTGACCTCGAGTGCATCCAGCACCGAGAGCGGTTCATGCACGCGCACGGCGACGGTTTCGTCGGGCGACCAGGTGCCGCGCACCAGCGCCAGGTGCACGCCATGGCTCGGCTTGTCCGTGAAGGCATGGGCGGTGAACCAGCCGGCAGTGGTCTGGATCTCGCGCACGCCGACTTTTTCGACCAGCGATTCGTTGCGGCTGCGGTGCTCGATGAGCGCTGCGATGGTGCCGATCTTGAGGCCGTGCTCGGCCGCGAACACTTGGAGGTCCGGCAGGCGCGCCATCGTGCCGTCTTCGTTCATCACTTCGCAGATCACCGATGCGGGCGAGCAGCCCGCCATGGCGGCCAGGTCGCAGCCGGCTTCGGTGTGGCCGGCCCGCATCAGCACGCCGCCATCGACCGCCTGCAGCGGAAAGATGTGGCCGGGCTGGACCAGGTCGGCCGCGACGGCGTCGCGTGCCACGGCGGCCTGCACGGTGCGCGCGCGGTCGGCGGCCGAGATGCCGGTCGTCACGCCTTCGGCCGCTTCGATCGACACGGTGAACGCTGTCGAATGCTTGGCGCCGTTGCGCGTCACCATCGGTGGCAATTGCAGTCGTTCGCACATATCGCGCGACAACGTGAGGCAGATCAGCCCGCGCGCATGGCGCGCCATGAAGTTGATCGACTCGGCGGTGATGTGGTCGGCGGCGATCACGATGTCGCCTTCGTTCTCGCGGTCTTCCTCGTCGACCAGGATCACCATGCGGCCCGCGCGCAGTTCCTCGACGATTTCCTCGACCGGCGAAATCGGTGCGGCGGCCCGGCCGCTGCGGGAGGCCGAGATCGGTGTGACGGAGGCATTCATGCGGTGTCTTCTTTCTTCTGCGTGGAGGCGGGAAGGACGCCGGCCTGGAGCATTCGCTCCACGTAGCGGGCGACGGTGTCGATTTCGAGGTTCACCTGGCTGCCGGCCTTCAACGTGCCGAGGCCCGTGTTATCGACCGTGTGCGGGATGAGGTTGATGCTGATCTCGGCGCCGTCGGCCTGGTCGGTCACCGTGTTGACCGTGAGGCTCACGCCGTTGACCGTGATCGAGCCTTTGTAGGCCAGGAAGCGGGCCAAGGCCAGCGGCGCGACGATGCGCAGTTCCCAGCTTTCGCCGACCTCGACGAAGCGGCTGACCGTTCCGATGCCATCGACGTGGCCCGACACGATGTGGCCGCCGAGCCGGTCGTGCGCGCGCAGGGCTTTTTCGAGATTGACCGAGCCGGTTTCTTCGGCCAGACCGGCGGTCTTGTCGAGCGATTCGGCAGAGATGTCGATGGTGAAGCGCTGCTGCGGCACGTCGAGCGACGTGACCGTCATGCAAGCGCCGTTCAGCGCGATGCTGTCGCCGAGGCCCACGTCGTCCAGATAACCTGGAGGCGTCGCAATGCTGAGCCGCTTGCCGTGGGATGAAGAGCTTCCGAGGTCGTGGACGGCGGCGATGCGCCCCACGCCGGTGATGATTCCGGTGAACATCCGCGCATTTTCGCAGAGAAAGCGCCCCGGCCCCGGGGCAAACCCTAGAAGCTGTCGCGGCCTGCCACGCGCGCGACGATCCGGAGGTCGGGCCCGAGCTTGTCGACCGAGCGAAATTCCAGCGGCAATGCGTCCGCCAGCGAAGTGAGCGGCCCGTTGCCGAGGGCGAAGCTGGCCATGTCGAGGCCGCTGCCGATCAGCTTGGGCGCCAGGTACACCAGCATTTCGTCGACCAGGCCTTCGCGAATCAGCGAGCCATTGAGCTTGTGGCCCGATTCGACGTGCAACTCGTTGATCTCGCGCCGCGCCAGATCCTGCAGCATCGCGCCGAGGTCGACCTTGCCCTGGGCATTGGGCAGGTAGTTGACCGTCGCGCCTCGCGCTTCGAGCGCCGCGGCCTTGTCGTCGTTGCGGGCGGCTGCGTAGATCCACACCGAGCGGCCCGCGCGGAACAGTTGGGCGTCCGGCGGCGTTTGCAGCTGGCTGTCGACCACCACCAGATGCGGTTGCCGCGTCGTTTCGACCAGCCGGACATCGAGGCGCGGGTTGTCTTCCAGCACCGTGCCCACGCCCGTCAGGATGGCGCCGGCGCGCGCGCGCCAGGCGTGGCCGTCGGTGCGGGCCGCTTCGGAGGTGATCCACTGGCTCACGCCGTTGTGCAGCCCTGTCTTGCCGTCCAGCGATGCCGCGACCTTGAGACGCACCCACGGCATCTTGCGGATCATCCGGCTGAAAAACCCGATGTTGAGTTCGCGCGCCTCGGCGGCGCCGGGGCCCACCTCGACCGCGACGCCGGCGGCACGCAACCTGGCGAATCCTCCCCCCGACACCAGCGGATTCGGGTCGGCGATGGACCCCACGACCTTGCCGATGCCGGCGGCGATGAGCGCATCGCAGCACGGGCCGGTTCGGCCGTGGTGCGAGCAGGGTTCGAGGGTGACGTAAGCGGTCGCGCCAGCCACCGTGTGACCCCGGGCCTCGGCATCGCGAAGCGCCATGATTTCGGCGTGAGGCCCGCCGGCGCGCTGGGTGTGGCCGGTGCCGATCGTCTGGCCGCCGGTGCTGACAAGGACGCAGCCGACCGATGGATTCGGTGATGCCATCCGTTGACTGAGCCCGGCCAGTGCGAGGCTTTGTGAAATGGCAGAGGCGGAATCGTTCATGGGCTTTTGCGCGCGGAAACAGTAGTTCTTATTTAGAAATTAATCTGGCAATTTTATTTGACCGCCCGGAGGCTCAATAGAACCGTCCAGCGGCATCAGAAGCGAATCGATTCACTCCAAAGTTAGGATCGCGGCGCAATAAGAACAGGGGGGAATCGTGTCGATTCAAGCACGCCGCATCGGCGCGTTGCCTTTGGCGCGCCGCGCGAGGGCCCGCAAGGGATTCACGCTCATCGAAATGATGACCGTGATCACGCTGCTCGCGATCCTGCTGGCACTTGCGTTGCCCAGCTTCAATGGCCTGATCGAGCGCTATCGCGTTTCGGGTCGGGCCGGCGCCCTCGAATCCTCTCTCAGTCTCGCCCGGGTTGAGGCCATTCGCCGGGCCAGCGCGGTCCAGTTGAAAGCCGAATCGGGCTGTGGCGCGACCGGGCTCACGGCATGGAGCTGCGGCTGGACCGTTCGCGCAGGCAACGAAATTCTCCGGCGAGAGCCGCAAGACGCGGCCTTGAGCGTCGAAGCCACCGCGGGCGCGTTCGAGTTCGGCGCGTTCGGCCAGATCACGCCGTGGGGGAGCTTCCAGATCGATCCGGTGGGCCAGTCGTCTTCCGCCAATGCCATTCGACTGTGCGTCGGGATGAGCGGCCGGGTGCGCCGCCAGAGCGGCAGCGACAGATGCGATGCATGAGGTCGGCATGAAGACATCCACGCCCTTGCGCCGCCAACGTGGCATTTCGATGATCGAAGCCATGGTCTCGGTCGTCATCCTGAGCTTCGGGCTGCTGGCCATTGCAGGCTTTCAGGTGCGCGTGCTGGCCAGCAGCGCCAGCGCCAATTTCGGTGATCAGGCCGCTCGCTTGGCGAGCGACATGGCCGAACGGATTCGTGCCAACCCCTATGCGTCAGGGAGGCCGGGGGTGAGCTTTTACGCGGAGCGTGGCGACTGGGGCGCGCCCGGAAACAAGCCGGCACCCGATTGCAGCACGACGTCGTGCAGCACCTGGGACATCGGCAGTTTCGACATCTGGGCGTGGAAGACCGCCGTCGTCAACGCGCTGCCGGAGGGGGATGCCGCAGTCTTCCAGGAAGCCGGGCAATTGCGCGTGGTCATCACCTGGCAAGACAACGCGCAGTTCGTTGCGTCACCGGGTGACGGGTCGGGGTGCCCGCCGAGCAGCACGCGGTCTTGCCACCGCATCGTCGTCGGGATTCCCAAGCCATGAACGCACGCCTGACTTCGCGTGGTGCGCGGCTCGGTTTCACCCTCGTCGAACTGCTGGTGGCGCTCGTGATCGGCATGCTGGTCGTGCTCGCGGCGGTGGCCAGCCTGTTCGGCACCCGGTCGGCCGCGCTCGCCAGCGAAGATGTCAGCGAACTGCAGCAATCGTCGGCGCGCGCTTTCCAGCTGCTCAAGCAGCACATCACGCAGGCCGGGTACATGCCGATCGATGTGCTGGACGGCAACCGCGGTTACTTCAGGGTCAACCCGAGCGATCTGACGAATGTCGTCGGCGAGCCGGTGTTTTTTGCCGTCAAGGGCACCGAAGGTGGCCCGGCGAAAAGCGATACCTTGAAGCTCGGTTTCGCGCCGTCGCCGGACTTCTTCGAAGACTGCCTGGGCCGCGCGGTGAAGTACGACGCCACCAACCCGACCGCGTTGGAAAACGAGCGGCTCGTCGCGAGCGAGTTCTATGTCGAGGGCGGCAATCTTCGGTGCAGGGGCAGCGGGGGGAAAGGCACGTCGCAGCCCCTCGTCAGCGGTGTCGAGCGTTTCGATGTGACGTATGGCGTCAGTGGCGCGGTCGCCGAGTCGCAGATCCATCAGTACGTGTCGGCCACCAGCGTGAGCACAGGCGGGTTCAACCGGGTTCGCAGCGTCCGAGTCTGCTTGCAATTGGTCGCGCGTTCGGCTGCCAACGTGGCACAGCGCTACGTCGACTGCGATGGCGCCCCGCAGACCAGCAGCGACGGCAGGCAGCGAGGCGTCTTCGTGTCCGTCTTCGCGCTCCGAAACAACCTGGGAGCGCTCTGAATGACCCCAACCCGAAGCATCGCGCGGCGAGAGCCGGTGCGCCGCGTGGCATCGCGACGCCGGCAGCGCGGCTTTTCACTGTTCATCGTCTTCATCATCCTGTTGCTGTCGGTGCTGCTCGTAGTCGGCGGCGCACGCGTTGCCGTTCTGCTCGAAGCGATGGGCGGCAGCCGCAGGGAGTACGACCGTGCCTTCGAGGCCGCCGAGGCGGGCTTGCTCGATGCGCAGCGCGACATCGATCGCACGTACTACAACGGCACCAGCAAGCGCTTCGAGCGTTGCCCCGGCGCGGTCGTCTCCACTGACGTCTGTCGGCGTGCGCCCGGTCTGCGCAACTACCCCGACCCGGACTCGAACGGACTCGCCGCCTACGAACAAAACACCTGCGATGACGGCATCTGCGTGTTCGCGGACAACGTGGTGGGAAGCGCCGCACCCGGATTCAAGTTCTGGACGAAGCCGACCTACCGGGGCGCCGGGATGGCTGCGAAGTTCGGCCAGTTCACCGGTGCGCCACTGCCGGTCGAGGGCCGGGAGGCGCTGCAGAACACGCGGTACTGGACAGAGGTGGTGCGCCTGCCGACCGACGACTCCATGCAGGGTGGCTATCTCTACCGCATCACCGCGATGTCGACCGGAACGCGCGGCGCGGACGGGACGACCCAGGTCGCGGTGCAGACGAACTACGACCCGGATCCCGTGGTGTTGAACAGCGGGTCGTCGTGTGTTCCCGGTGCGGTGAACTGTCCGCCGCCGCCGCCACCACCACCACCACCACCACCACCACCACCGCCACCGCCACCGCCACCGCCACCGCCACCGCCACCGCCACCGCCACCACCACCGCCACCACCACCGCCACCACCACCGCCACCACCACCGCCACCGCCACCGCCACCTCCACCACCACCTCCACCTCCACCTCCACCTCCACCGCCACCAAGCTGACAAAAAAGCCAGCCACAAGGCAGCAACGACAGGGAGAAAAAATGAGCGCATCAAGAATCGCAAAACGCTGGATGGTGGGCTGCCTGATCACGACGCAGGTGGTGGCCCAGGCGTCGCCGTATGCGTTGTCCCGCATGCCACAGAACACGGCCGTCGCCGAGCCCAGTCCCAACGTGATCGTGTCCGTGGACAACTCCGGGAGCATGGCCTATTCGTCCAACTCCGCCGATGGATCGTTGCCACCGACCGGGCGCACGCCGACGCGAATGAAGGCACTGCAGGACGCGCTCATTCGAAACTTCGCGCCCGACCGCATTCCGGACAACCGCATCCGGCTGGCCTGGCAGGCCATGAACCACAACGTCGACAACGACTGCGTGGGCTTTCTCGGCGCGGCCGGTGGCAGCATCTGCACGATTGAAGGTCGGGCGAATGCCAACAGGATGCAAACGCTCGATGCGCAGCACCGGGACGCGTTCATGCGCTGGGTGAACGACAAACTCAAATCCAGCGGTGGCACGCCCCTGCATTCCATGATGGCCCGGGCCGGCGAATACCTGAAGACCACCGGGCCCGACAGTCCTTTCTCGGACGACCCGGCCGACGCGAGTGCGACCCGCTCCTCGTGCCGCAAGACTTTTCATATTTTCATGACCGACGGCGACTACAACCTGTTCGGCGGTCGCGAAGCGCCCGCTCTGCTCGGCATTCCGGACGTCGGCAACGCTGACGGCACCGCTCGCGCGTTGCCGGCGCCGGCGCCGCCCTATGTGCCTCGGGCGCCTTTCAAGGACGGTGCCGGCGCGCACAACGTACCGGGCCACTGGTCGGTGGTGGCGAAGGCAGACGCAACGTCCGGCTGGAAGCCCGACTCGGAATACCGACCGACGCTGGCCGACTTGGCGTTCAGCTATTGGGCAGACGACCTGCAGCCGGGCATTGCCGACAACGTGGCGCCCATCGAAGCCGTCAAGGCCGATGAAACCGTGGGTGGCGTCGTGGTGCCCAGGTTCTGGAATCCGAAGAACGATCCGGCGAACTGGCAGCACATGAACACATCGACCATCGGCTTCGGTGCTGCCGCCACCTGGGGCGCGACCCCGCGCATCGGCGCAGCGGCCAACGAAGCGAGTCCGACCTACAGCGGCGACTATGCAAGGCTTGTCGCGGGCTCGATGGCCTGGCGCGATCCGCTGTCGGGCACGCTGCCGGTCAGCGGCAACTTCTTCGGCTGGTTCAGCGGTGGCACGGCGGCGGGGTACTGGCACGAAGGCTTCAGCGACGCGCAGCAATCGGCGGTCCGCATGGACCTGTGGCATGCCGCCATCAATGGGCGAGGCACCTTCACCCCGGCGTCGAATGCGGCGGCCCTGGACAACGCGTTCCAGTCCATCCTGACCGGCATCCTCAGCAACACGAGCGCGCCCCTGACGTCGATCGCGGCAGGGAGCAGCAAATTCCAGAACGGCGCCGTCTTCTATCGCGCGGGCTACGACACCGGGGACTGGTCCGGCACTCTCCTGGCATCGAGCGCGTCGGGTGCGCAACTGCTGCCGGTGTGGTCTGCGCGTGCGCTGCTCGACAGCAAGGTGCAGGACGCGGGCCACGACAACAATCGCACCGTCCTGAGCGCCGCGGCAGGAATCGGCATCCCGTTTCGATGGGACCGCCTGAGCACGCGGCAGCAAGAGGCATTGCAGGGCGCCGCGATCACGGCCGCCACCGACACCTCAACCGGGCAACAGGTTCTGAGCTTCTTGCGCGGTGACCGAAGCCAGGAAGG
Proteins encoded:
- a CDS encoding GspH/FimT family pseudopilin; the protein is MSIQARRIGALPLARRARARKGFTLIEMMTVITLLAILLALALPSFNGLIERYRVSGRAGALESSLSLARVEAIRRASAVQLKAESGCGATGLTAWSCGWTVRAGNEILRREPQDAALSVEATAGAFEFGAFGQITPWGSFQIDPVGQSSSANAIRLCVGMSGRVRRQSGSDRCDA
- a CDS encoding PilW family protein, with protein sequence MNARLTSRGARLGFTLVELLVALVIGMLVVLAAVASLFGTRSAALASEDVSELQQSSARAFQLLKQHITQAGYMPIDVLDGNRGYFRVNPSDLTNVVGEPVFFAVKGTEGGPAKSDTLKLGFAPSPDFFEDCLGRAVKYDATNPTALENERLVASEFYVEGGNLRCRGSGGKGTSQPLVSGVERFDVTYGVSGAVAESQIHQYVSATSVSTGGFNRVRSVRVCLQLVARSAANVAQRYVDCDGAPQTSSDGRQRGVFVSVFALRNNLGAL
- a CDS encoding PilC/PilY family type IV pilus protein; the protein is MVGCLITTQVVAQASPYALSRMPQNTAVAEPSPNVIVSVDNSGSMAYSSNSADGSLPPTGRTPTRMKALQDALIRNFAPDRIPDNRIRLAWQAMNHNVDNDCVGFLGAAGGSICTIEGRANANRMQTLDAQHRDAFMRWVNDKLKSSGGTPLHSMMARAGEYLKTTGPDSPFSDDPADASATRSSCRKTFHIFMTDGDYNLFGGREAPALLGIPDVGNADGTARALPAPAPPYVPRAPFKDGAGAHNVPGHWSVVAKADATSGWKPDSEYRPTLADLAFSYWADDLQPGIADNVAPIEAVKADETVGGVVVPRFWNPKNDPANWQHMNTSTIGFGAAATWGATPRIGAAANEASPTYSGDYARLVAGSMAWRDPLSGTLPVSGNFFGWFSGGTAAGYWHEGFSDAQQSAVRMDLWHAAINGRGTFTPASNAAALDNAFQSILTGILSNTSAPLTSIAAGSSKFQNGAVFYRAGYDTGDWSGTLLASSASGAQLLPVWSARALLDSKVQDAGHDNNRTVLSAAAGIGIPFRWDRLSTRQQEALQGAAITAATDTSTGQQVLSFLRGDRSQEGSKTGGLRERQHVLGDIVGSSIWYTGKPNAGFVGNGYAAFAARRATRTPMLYVGANDGMLHGFTADTGNGGGQELFAFVPEGVYGSATDPLLKQLSQVSYQHRYFVDGSPFVGDVYFGAPGSKDSDEAMASQWKSLLVGTLGGGGKGYFILDVTDSSSITEGAAQASVLLDNTGGNDVDIGHQYQQPVVGGAARRAKQFVRLNDGRPALLMGNGYNSRDEKAVLLVQYLDGARELRKVYAPVGQPTGSANGLSAPQTVDRDANGTVDIVYAGDLRGQMWRFDLSASDASLWRVTSGAASGGDGKPLFDAGRSRPITGAPVVVSHPRNGFLVAFGTGRMFTTDDHAAASQQALYGIWDNASQTAVEADLVQQAVTATKNVSGELYRTLQQGGVSYDGKDGKRGWFLVLPDAKERVVLNGEALNSSVGLFSTLIPGTASNSVDCTSGQPDTGWTMLLDLFSGSSPGTDIFGIGDTDATALGGYHNGKASRVTSLNSGTPGGVTLIDTNGKTKVVDLKKPGRRFGWRSLLPAN
- the pilV gene encoding type IV pilus modification protein PilV, coding for MKTSTPLRRQRGISMIEAMVSVVILSFGLLAIAGFQVRVLASSASANFGDQAARLASDMAERIRANPYASGRPGVSFYAERGDWGAPGNKPAPDCSTTSCSTWDIGSFDIWAWKTAVVNALPEGDAAVFQEAGQLRVVITWQDNAQFVASPGDGSGCPPSSTRSCHRIVVGIPKP
- the ribD gene encoding bifunctional diaminohydroxyphosphoribosylaminopyrimidine deaminase/5-amino-6-(5-phosphoribosylamino)uracil reductase RibD → MASPNPSVGCVLVSTGGQTIGTGHTQRAGGPHAEIMALRDAEARGHTVAGATAYVTLEPCSHHGRTGPCCDALIAAGIGKVVGSIADPNPLVSGGGFARLRAAGVAVEVGPGAAEARELNIGFFSRMIRKMPWVRLKVAASLDGKTGLHNGVSQWITSEAARTDGHAWRARAGAILTGVGTVLEDNPRLDVRLVETTRQPHLVVVDSQLQTPPDAQLFRAGRSVWIYAAARNDDKAAALEARGATVNYLPNAQGKVDLGAMLQDLARREINELHVESGHKLNGSLIREGLVDEMLVYLAPKLIGSGLDMASFALGNGPLTSLADALPLEFRSVDKLGPDLRIVARVAGRDSF
- a CDS encoding pilus assembly PilX family protein, producing the protein MTPTRSIARREPVRRVASRRRQRGFSLFIVFIILLLSVLLVVGGARVAVLLEAMGGSRREYDRAFEAAEAGLLDAQRDIDRTYYNGTSKRFERCPGAVVSTDVCRRAPGLRNYPDPDSNGLAAYEQNTCDDGICVFADNVVGSAAPGFKFWTKPTYRGAGMAAKFGQFTGAPLPVEGREALQNTRYWTEVVRLPTDDSMQGGYLYRITAMSTGTRGADGTTQVAVQTNYDPDPVVLNSGSSCVPGAVNCPPPPPPPPPPPPPPPPPPPPPPPPPPPPPPPPPPPPPPPPPPPPPPPPPPPPPPPPPPPPPPPPPS